DNA sequence from the Pectinophora gossypiella chromosome 12, ilPecGoss1.1, whole genome shotgun sequence genome:
gcttaggtttcatcatcatcacctttcatcatttcattaatcatcaagaaaaaaaaatacgtaagacatggctgtatgggcatagttccctttgccttacccttcggggaaaaccaaaacaaaaaaaaaggtctttggttgatgacgttggtaattcacctcacaacccacacgatagaagaaggactAAAAgtagctccatctctttcttaTACGTATTGTTAGGGAcggactaatttaagagtcgtcaaactaaaattaggttaagttttcTGTGCACCTGACGTCTCTCAACACCGCCTCCGTAACGTCCAATTCTCCTATTTATTCCATGGTCCCCTTACCTgatataaagtacctacttatctaatTAGAATAGGTTATGAAACGACTTGCTTCttgcttgcttctatgctgttctgggagcaaataaaaaacatagaacacgttcagctgcttgtcttcccgggcatgtcgtaaaaaccggcagagggattgtatcctctaacatgatggactaatgttatgggcgataggctgatcccttatcaccataaggttcatcatatccatcttaggacttcgtatcaacagtggctgcaagttgtctttgattacttgtggctctgcccaccccatttgggattacgggcgtgagtttatgtatgtatgtatgtatgaaacgaCTACTTTAGGTCACTGtacatatttaagtacctaaatcaAAGGACACTGAGGGGTtcccaccaggaatcgaacccagaaacTCTCTGAACGCTATGACCTATTTCTTTTTTGAtaagacttattgtagatttgccgtaaatcgcattacctacttggccggacaaatggggagcgttgagggctctcacaaaATTGAAGACTTTGGggcagagcgtcgtctgagaggataatatttgaaagaattaccctaccctagcgggtcgatagcgataatccCTGAATGAGGGAATTCCTCGattacgccggcggggtcggtatcggagtgcTGAAgtgttttttcaaattcaaaaatatctttattcagtaggtaacatagttacactttgaatcgtcaattttacataacgaacgtctcatccgcctaaaactactgcagcttctcacaacctgtatagccggggaaaagaagctgcaagaaaaacctcggcacagggccctagacgttctttaaaaaaataaaataaacataaaacataaaatattggtatacaattgagtaatttagctgcctaatatcggttctcagacagttaatcccatgcattcatatcttctaaataatcactaactttataataaccttataataaaaatataataactttataataatgttgTGACCACTGACAACATTTCaataatctacaataaatattaatacaattttTCAGGTCCTTAAAATCGACCCGCGTACCAGCAAGATTCTAGACAAGATTCCCATCCCAGCACTGCAAGTGACGTCAGCAACATTCGGCGGTCCTTCTCTGTCCACCCTGTTTGTGACGACAGCGTGCATGGACCGCGgcgcgccgcagccgccgcccgctGGGTCCACCTTCCAGGTCACCGGCCTCGGAGTCAGCGGACATCAAAACGTCAATGTTAAGTTCGATTGAATATTTGGATtaggttattaaataaaattatgtaaataagcAGTTTTCTTCTTATTTCCAAGTTTTCcaacaaatatacatacagggtgttggtgacaccgtaacgaacactgagggggatgattcagaccatgattctgagttgatatcaaggccctgcgcagacgacagactatccgtgacgcactttttagtctgtgaaaatataacctatgcaattatatgcagtaacgcgccggactttttgcgcgtcgtgtgcgttactgcatataatgaCCTACGTGGAATTTTCTGTCCAAAACTTCGATACTtcgaactaaaaataattaaactgttgttggtgcagcattttccatgctacttgtttagggtaaaatagggcagtggtttccctcttgcctcttCTTCTCTTGTTTCTTGGTtgaaagacagatctaaaactaacgacaaacattttatttttactatttaacttatCTATGAAttctaatcaagaaaaacgtaataaaaaaaaatattatgacgaGCTAAAAATAAAAGGGTTAAATATTGTATACTTCTTTATTAAACTGATTTATAAAAACCATACATAATTATGCCATCTGGTAAAATACCTATATTTAGAAACTAACATATTCTGAATACTGGTATCTTAAACATTTCGGTAAATTACACgaaattacaaatataaaacaatataattcaTACTTTATGTATATTCAGTAAATAatatagtatattaaaataGAAACAAATAAACCATATgaggtaaataatataaattgtaaaatatgtCTGGACATTTTCgcttaaaatattacttattgtCATATTTTGTACAgtaatacattttaacaaaaggtAATTTGTAGAGCACCATATATTTGATTCTGTTTGTTatagaaaatattaataattagcTACAATAATATAGTATAAAATCCCTTGGCAGTATAGAATATAACGCTTGGATGAAACCTCGTTGTAACTTTGGATACTCAACAAGCAAgttcaaaataatttcaaatacacAATAGAGAATTCAACTGTACCTCAAGGTAAGTTACAATTTGAAGTTAACATTAGGCAGTCCCTTCACTCCCAAACCCGTCACCATAAAGGTGGCGCCACACGGCGGCTTTTGCTCATCATCCAGACTAGCCGAAGTTACGAACATTATATCATAATTGGGACCTCCAAATGTAGCGGAAGTCACTTGTTTTGCGGGAATGGGGACCTTTTGCAGCAGTTCGCCAGAAGTGGGGTCGATCTTCAAGATGCAAGATCCGTTAAAAACTGCTACCCACAGGTTGCCGTCAGTGTCTATGGTCGTTCCGTCGGGGACGCCCTCGATCTTGTTGGCTTTGAAGTCGAATATGTATTTCATGTTAGCTGCAAGAGAAATAGGTATAATTAAAGGTCGCAAACTATACAAATTTTgcaacaaaacagttacaatgAAACTTATAAAATGTGTTTAAACTTATATACCAAAGATAACGTTTTCCATTGCAGTAAGCAGAGacaacggaattccacttattacgCCCTTAGCATACTACTTTCAGACTTAGTCATAAAGAAGAGTAATAAATTGTGGATTCTGAGatttcgtcttcttctatcgtgtgggttttgaggtggatgaccaacctcatcaatcttggtgttagggttactattaactgtctccgtggtccagtggttgagcgtcgggctcacgatccggaggtcacgggttcaaatcccgatggggacatatcacaaaaatcactttgtgatccctagtttggttaggacattacaggcttgaatcacctgattatctgaaaaattaagatgattccgtgcttcggagggcatgttaagccgctggtcccggatATTTGCCtttaaaagcacctccacccgcagtggagcagcgaggtggaatatgctccataccccctccgggtgattgaggggaggcctgtgcccaacaaagggacgtatataggctgttactCATAACTGCTGCAGAGTTATACTTACAAATCTCTCCAGTCTCCACATCATAGTCGTACTGCCTGATATTTTCCTCGAGCGAGTCGGTGTAGTAGAAGGTCTTCCTCTTGAGGTCCCAGGCCAGCCCATTGGAGATGTCGATTCCACTGCACAGCGTCTTTATCTTGGCCCCGTCGAGGCGGAACAGCGAGCCTTTCTTCTTGTCCACCGTGCCGATTGGCTCCTCATGGCCCATAGTACCTGAGGAGTTTGGTATCGCTATTATAGTCAGTCACTATGGTCctatggtacagtcatgagcaatataatgtacccactttaggactctgtcgcactaacatatttgacatttagtgagacttacagttcaatttgtcaaaaaagttaatgtgacatggtaccaaagtgtatacgtattaatgcttgtgaccgtacacctgcataacataatctcacgactatatcccaattggggtggtcagaggtacatccactaCAAAATGAAATTTGAGTCATACGCGGTGAGAAATGCGCGCATAAATACGCGAAATTGCATATGATTCCATACAGATTCATAAAATGCGCACCTTCAAGCCTTttgtctaaaattttgtaccggatgagagcccttggcgctcaccatttgtccagccaagtagttaatgccatttgcggcaaaaaaCGAAGACATCTGCGCGTGCGGCTCCTGCGGCGCGTCTAGGTGCGCGTTCACCGTCAAGGTGTAAAGGACAAACCTGCAAACAACCTCCCGCGGGGATCGGCCTTGCCATCATTGATCCTGTTCCTGGGATACTCCGGGTCCACATCAGCCAGCTGCCGCACCACGCGCGCTGGAGTCCCGTCCTCACCGTCCCACTGCACCACCAGGAACTTGCGCTCCACTCCCACCACGAACTGGTCGCTCGTGCCCTCCACTGGCACTATGAACCCCACTCGACCATCTGcgaatataataacaataaaaacgtcttcagaaatcagaatcatttattcaacgtaattatcatggataaacttgttgaaggtccatgtaacatttttaaatttacttaaggtgttatggttgagaagaagaaatgacaagaaactgcaacagcaacacttcttgtaaatcaatgagggtatacattacaagttatttattaataactagaggaacatatttaatTGTCTATTTCAGACAGACTATGAcacatataatatacagggtgttaacaccgtaccgaatacagcAGTCCCGGGAGAGCTCCGCGCCGCGCgtgacgcgaattatatcgagcgttTCGAATAGCCGTATGACATTTGTCTGCGTAGATAGCATCGGTACGCCTCtttaattcaaaaattatttattcagtaggtaacatagttacactttaaatcgccattttttacataatgaacgtcttttccacctaaaactactgcagcttctcacaacctgtataggcgGAGAAAAGGAGCTGCATAAAAAACCTtggccctagacgttatttattaaaaaaaaacaaaatattcttattgaatttagtaatttggctgcctaatatcagttcccagaaaGTTTATCCCATGAATTCATATCTTCTTAATCACTAACCTAATGACAGTCTTTTTCATTTAAGTGATGTCCTATCGTCTCGTAGGCTGAAGTCcgcaattattataattccaaattataattcgcaccgcgcggTTGCTTTACGCGGGGGCTGAAGGGAATGattaagctcattattctgagttcagCTGAACaatttctatgtttttattcgctcctgGTAACTCATCTAACATAGCCGTATCACGCCTTTTTCcgcgaaggggtaagcagatatgtacagggtgttagtgacatcgtaacgaatactgaaggggatgattctgactatgattctgagttgatatcaagtggaattacttttgcgacggaaaattccacttgatttcaactcagaatcatggtctgaatcatttctcaaagttttcgttacattgtcactaacaccctgtatagttggTAAACAGATATGTGTACCTGTATACTCGTCACTAGCTTTGCAAACTGAGTGACCTCTATAATTATTAGAGGTCAGTGCTCCTGTTatcgtacttatttttatttttacgtaataatttgtaattacgGTAACAGAAAATACCTAGATTAGGTAAAATTAAACGTTATCATCGTGCATTTTGCAGATACAATGATTGAAGTAAGACTGgagataataaatacaatatgatAGGGATACAAGATACGAGTAGCCATGTAATTGAAAAAACATTACATTCACGTTTCACTTTCATTCAAAAACCTGTGTACCTACTTACCACTTAATAGGgtagttcccaactagtcaaatcagttactttttactaaacgtcaaaacacgaaaatactatggaatttgtgtgaaaatgcacactgtaatatattaaaatgtcgcacttattattaagtctttcttgattaaaattaataaataagttaaatagaaaaaagaaaatgttttagatctgtctttatttagtaatcagaatttcataatttatcttgaacccagtACGCGACCCAATTATATCAATAACAAGACCGTATAAGCTGGATTATAAACAGCAATAGATGTTATTGCAGTAGATGTCCTTAcaaacatgaactcacgcctgtCATCCCAACCACGTAGACAGGGGCATTTCATCAGAAACCAAAAACTACACCCATTTCTCATTAGAGCACTCACAATATCATTCTTACTACAAAAACCACCCCCTCTATTCCTACCCAAACTACAATGATGATTAAAATGATTAATGATTAAAGTGCTCATCAGTTTGAAGTTTGAAGTACTCTTGATCTGACAATACAACACTTTACTGCACATAAACACAATATAAAGGACAATTACAAAATGACAAGTACAGAAGTACAATCAGCGGCCATATTAccaaatagcaatttcttccaggataCCTTAGGGTGCAAGCAATTGATATACACTGGAATAAGGGACAGTGTTAttccttaattattttttaggcATTTCCTTAAAACTTCCTCAAAATTTATTTATCCAGAAAAAGGAGTAAAAATAGTCTACTCACCAAGTTTGGTCTTTGTATGTGTTCCCGTGGATGGCACATACTTGTGGATGGAATGTTCCACAATGCTGACGAAGTACAGAGCCTGCTGCTTCTCATCCCAGTGTGGACCCTCGCCCAGCACCAGGGGCTCTGTGATCTTCTGCACTTGTACTCCCATCTGCagaatagttttaaaaaaatagttgtaAAATGTTTACTTCCCCTTTTTCGTTCAATAGTCAGccgaattaaaaatatttcgtaAACTCACTCCCATATTGAAAATATTATAGTGAATAATCATTGAAAATAGGATCTGATTACTGGgtgaaaacatttttataaaattataattattattgaaattcACATTGACATAAATTTCCAAAAAATTAGAATATCACACACAAGTACCACTGGAAaaatttaattgattgttcaataaataaacaataaaattattcaataaacacattagattataataaaaaaaaacttatattttgaattgttttcCTTTCATCACACTTGAATTAAATGATAATGAAATCTAATAAAACTTTTCACTAAACTTTTAACCACTAAATATAACTTTTAAAAAGTACAGTACCTTTTCAGATTCTTGCGTAACTACTTCCGTCAACGATGGAACCAACAAACTGCCACAGACTCCTGTCAATTAATGCCCAAAGATCTTTCAGGCATTCATTAAATAGGCTCCCTGGTGAATGACTTGCGTCTAGCCACTACTACAAACCAAAACAAGTACATTATTGATAGCACTTGTTGATAACAACCGCTTGTGGACACAAGGTCAGCACGGATAATAGACCATCTGACGAGATGACTACCCGGCACAACCTAACACAAGAGCCACTTTGATTGCACTACAAAGGGTCCAtagaatttcataaaaaaacgcCGCACGCACGCGCTTCCAACGGGAAACATTCGATAAGAAAACTTTACAGTGCTCATTTGTTTTTTACTTTGTTTCAAATTACACAAATTACTCGTACAAAACTTTTAAGTAGGCAAGTGCTAACCTTATCAGCTCCCAAAACGCCGGTTTCTGTTGTATAAAAGTAATATGTATAGGGTTTTAAAGAATATTGTATACTAGATATAAATTGGTCTAAGACGagataaatatttagttttatttcacttacttataataaaagtaaacaaatctaaaactaaaaaaactaaCACCGATTTTATCTGTAATTTGACAGTTCGTTTCTGTATTTTCATTTCACGCAGTACATTTTATGGATTTGATTAAATTGCGTGTAATGAAAGTACTAaaattttgtttgaaaaataatatatcaataatgttattttgaacatttttaagATGATCATGTTAATTCGCGGTATAGCTGAGACAAAGTGCGGTGACGTGCTGCCAAGCTTGTTATACCCTAAATTGTAGTAATTGTTGAAGTTTGACAAAAAGGAGCAacgacataaataataaaacacaaaattgaAAAATCAGTTGACTTTTATTTAATGGaatttggaaaaaaatacatataatatgTCAAAGGCGGACATCAGGCTATCTTTGAGCTGTGTACAGTACATCCACATAATAGTCAGCGTACATCTATGCATACAGTATATTCACAACACAATTATTATCGTCGAGTACTTGTGGACTGATATGACTACAACAATTTTGTTCTTTGGCAGTTGTGGTACAATTAGTCTGCCTTTCTGCCAATTTTGCTACATTTTTCAAAACTCATTGGCACATAAACGTTAGTGGAAACAAAATGCCGCCTTCTACGCGGGGCTTCACGTACAAAAACCTTTTTTcggtatacttaaaaaaaattaacactaAACTATTGTTACGTAAACATTAATTAACGACTAACATAAAATCTAACCCCTACTGATTTTAAAACTAATACTGAAACACCAAAGATGACTTTACATTAAACATCACACATATTGAAGACAACAcctatttttttagtattttttcaaatgttttttaaaCAACGTCTGTACAAACAATGAAGATTTCGTTacgtattatgttttttatatatacttaaatatatacgTCTTATTTGAGGATTCGTAAAGTATGGATCAAAAACATGGGCGGATTGATAGTTCGACGTCGGAGGCTACAGAGTGGGGGGACTACTATAAGCTGAGGTGTGGTTGACCACACCAACGGGGACAGCTGTCCTCTTGTTTCATCGTTGGTGTGCATCAATCGACACCgtacatatatttaaaataccACATTTAGTTACACATTGTTCCACGACACTTATTAAACAACGATGAATCTACGACTACCATTTACTCGTTCTAATCGTCTATGTCAAGTGTTGTGCAGATCTTAACATCCTAGCAGTCCGATGTTCCGGACGGCGAGAGTTCGTGCGTGTACCTAAATTACCAATTTCTTACTCTACCCCATCCCTATCCTTTTCCCGAGATTATCCGAATCACAGccaatatataataatttcgaGTCCAATACAACTAAGGAGTTACTTACATGAAATGTGTAAAATAATGGTTATGGAATATCCATATAGGGCTTTACATTCATTCGCCAACTTTCTGTCGACTTAAAATCTTCACCTTCGTATTGCGCGTAGGTCGCGAACGACGTTTGTTCTATAAATGCTTTCTTCAAATAAATGTATGACTTACGATAGTAAATGCGCGGACTAGGCGTACTGTCATTAAATACTGAGTTACCTTGTTCCCACTCTATCTCCGTTCAATGCATACTTCAAAGGTTTTTAGTGTGTAAAGAACTCGCATTTGGAATTAACAGACCCTATCTGTTACATTTCTAGCACAGAGATGATGTAATAAAGCTTTAACTAGGGTTATGTCTTACTTTGCGCAGCTCCTTACAggtagtatttaaaaaaatattaatacaaaaatacGTTTACCCCAGCACCAAGTTTGATTAGCAGTTTTGAGATCAAAGTAGGATACTTTCGTGTTACATAATACTTTTAGTTGGTTTCCGCGAGATTCAAGGTTATTCTGGTGTTAACAATGAGATCTGTACCTACTGTGGCCCGTCCAGGCGTCTGAAACGTACTGACTTATTTCTAACTAAACTAACATAAACCGAACATAAGTGCGCGAACTACAGTACTTGTGTCACAATACTAGTATAATCTGTAATTCAACTTACAATAAATCAAAGACGGTTACGTGTCCATTTTAATCTTACATTTGAACTTCCCTTCtattttatacttaaaataaggaTTATGACGATCGACTACAAGACTGTAAATTCAATCGAGTGTGTATTGAACATAAATTACGTTATACAGGCTTACAGAGAAGTGGTTAGTACACAAGTGCTGTAGTAAGAGCCACGTGGTAAACTATAGTGTAACTTAAATTTGCGACGTACaatctacattatttttacattggcTTACAATTTACAGTTTCGCCTAACGTTAAGGAATGATATACAGCGCCTAACACTACTCGTGTATAATGCcaatccatacaaaaatattgaaCCCTGTCGACCTTCCACAATTTCGCAGCACCAATGAACACTTAGGGAtacaattttgaaaataatatcaaCGCTAATTAGGGTGTAAATTTGCTCAGTCAACGCGAGAAAGGCCCGCTTTCAAAATGACTTAATTAATTGTTCTCGTTTCGACTAAAAGTGGACTTTGTATATGGATCATTTCAATGGAAGTTAATGAACTTTAGGCTTCATTCAGGATAGTCCTTATTGTATGACTAAGAAGACTTGCGATCGACGCTACAGTGCATTCATTGTCAGCAGTCGACATTAGTGTGTTCAGATAAAATTCCGGACTATGTTCAAGGTCTCAATCTGTCCCTTCCTGGTCAATTCTCTCGTGCATTGAAATGCTTACAAAACTTCCCTCACGCTTTAAGTACAG
Encoded proteins:
- the LOC126371512 gene encoding regucalcin-like: MGVQVQKITEPLVLGEGPHWDEKQQALYFVSIVEHSIHKYVPSTGTHTKTKLDGRVGFIVPVEGTSDQFVVGVERKFLVVQWDGEDGTPARVVRQLADVDPEYPRNRINDGKADPRGRLFAGTMGHEEPIGTVDKKKGSLFRLDGAKIKTLCSGIDISNGLAWDLKRKTFYYTDSLEENIRQYDYDVETGEISNMKYIFDFKANKIEGVPDGTTIDTDGNLWVAVFNGSCILKIDPTSGELLQKVPIPAKQVTSATFGGPNYDIMFVTSASLDDEQKPPCGATFMVTGLGVKGLPNVNFKL